In one window of Meleagris gallopavo isolate NT-WF06-2002-E0010 breed Aviagen turkey brand Nicholas breeding stock chromosome 12, Turkey_5.1, whole genome shotgun sequence DNA:
- the LOC116217086 gene encoding uncharacterized protein LOC116217086, translating to MVVKKQKGRGATTGHGKRAPSPSPRPGAREDSTASESCRQPGHQDRRGNASPGQWHGTALRPQALPGPTTLLYWTAVGLKGGERGSAAPGAAKPGESRRTDRLPPCLAPSACDASEKLRQRRKTSNLENN from the coding sequence ATGGTTGTTAAAAAGCAGAAGGGGCGCGGGGCGACAACGGGTCACGGCAAGCGCGCTCCGAGTCCTTCACCGCGCCCCGGGGCACGGGAGGACAGCACGGCGAGCGAGAGCTGCCGGCAGCCCGGGCACCAGGACCGCCGTGGTAATGCCAGCCCGGGACAGTGGCACGGCACGGCTCTGAGGCCGCAAGCGCTTCCCGGGCCGACCACGCTCCTCTACTGGACCGCAGTCGGGTTAAAGGGAGGGGAGCGGGGCTCAGCTGCCCCCGGAGCCGCGAAGCCCGGGGAAAGCCGGCGCACGGACCGGCTGCCACCGTGCCTCGCACCCTCCGCCTGCGACGCCAGCGAGAAACTGAGGCAGCGAAGAAAGACGAGCAACCTGGAGAACAATTAA